The genomic DNA GGGCTAGGAATGGGAAGGCACACATCTCTACCCTGAGTGGTATATGTAATGCCTTGTCTGGTTATATAATTGTGCACACGTGCCCAAATCTGGACAGGCCCTCCTATGAGATGTTTTTGCAAGAGCAGATTATGCACAGGGCCTTGCACAAAGTAGACATTTAGTGGCTATTTGGTGAATAGAATATACTTGCCAGGTATCTATTGCCtgaattcatgtgtgtgtgtgtgtgtgtggtacacactgtgtgcatgtgtgtgcatgtgggagaCATGTCAAAATGTATGGATAAGTGTTCCTTGTGCTTTTGCATATGGAACAGGCCAGACACAGGGGGAAGGCACACCTGAGTCTGTAGTAAAGAGCGTTGCTCTTGGGCATATGGCTGCGAAGTGCCCCAGAAAGGCCCGTGTCCTCCCACGGATCCCCTTCGTGGGTGCACTTGCTCTGAGGTCTGTTCCTTGGTTGAGTAGTTCCTCTGGGGACCTGAGTGCATCAGTTCAGGGGCCGCTGCTCCCGACCTTGCATGTAGATGGAAGGCGGCTTGGTCCGCAGGGAGGAcacctctgcttcctgcccagctacACAAGCAGGGACGGCCTCTTTTCCATCTGGAGGAGCTTGGGCTGAGCAGAGATCCAGAGGTCTTCTTCagccttcttctttttcttcttcttcttcttcttccctttGTTCTGCTCTGGCTGTTGACCGCTCATGCCTGGCTGGCTCCAGCAGCAATGGCAGCAGATGAAAAGGAGCGTGAGGACCACTAGCAGTGGCAGCCCCAGGATAATGCCAAGGCACACGGTGTTGAAGAGGCCCTCCTGGTGTTTGGTCAGGATGGTGTCCCAGATGGCACTAAAGAAGGCACTGATTTTCCCCATGGCGCTTGGCTAGCCTGGGGCCAGGGGAGTCTCAGGTCGCTAGCAAATCCTGGGCTCCAGAGGACGCAGCCTCGCCCAGTTTACTCCTCCTCCAGCTCTGGGCTTTGGCATGCCACCGACGGCACCTGAGGAGGGCAAAACACACGAGTCAGAGGAATGCAGTGGGAATGGTCTGCAATTTCTAATGACATAATGGATTTTAGGCTTGGGAAAGGGGAGGGAACTGAAGATTTCCAGAGTTCACTGCGACTGTATTGAGACACGATAAATAAGATAAATGCATGcctttaatcaatatgtactaaCTAATTCTTGTTCTGTACATACCATGTTGGGCTTAGGATATAAAAATTAATAGTATATCATTCCTGGCATATATAGGTGCTCAACAGTTACTGGATGAATCAGTGTATCTGGTGTTCTGGTTAGGGGCTGGCTCCCTAGGTTCCTCCACAAGAGCGGTTCTCAATCTTTTCTCCACTGCAGCT from Manis pentadactyla isolate mManPen7 chromosome 9, mManPen7.hap1, whole genome shotgun sequence includes the following:
- the KIAA0040 gene encoding uncharacterized protein KIAA0040 homolog; this translates as MGKISAFFSAIWDTILTKHQEGLFNTVCLGIILGLPLLVVLTLLFICCHCCWSQPGMSGQQPEQNKGKKKKKKKKKKAEEDLWISAQPKLLQMEKRPSLLV